The window GGCGGACGCCCACGCCGCGGTCGAGTCCGGCGCGGTCGGCAAGGTCCTCATCGACGTCGCCTGAGTCCGGCAAGGCCCTGATCGGCCCCTGCCTGCGGTGGCGGGCGAGTCGACCCTGCCTACCGGCGGCGGGCGAGTCGACGCTGCCTAGCGGCGGCGGGCGATCAGGGCCTCGATGCCGTCGAGGAGCAGGTCGAGCCCGAAGGTGAAGTCGGCGTCGTCGACCCACTCCTCGTTGACGCCGAAGGCGTTCGCCCGTACGGCGGCGGTCAGGTCCGGGTACTCCGCCGGATCGAGGACCTGGCCGAGGATGTCGCCGTAGTCGGCCAACCCACCGATGGATCCGTCCCCGGCAGCGGCCTCGGCCGCGCTGATCATGCCGTAGGTGAGGTTCGCCTGGCTGGAGGCGTACCCGGTGAGGGCCGTCGCGATGTTGATCCGCTCGGCGAAGCTGAGTCCGGTGCCGTCGAGCGCGGCGAGTGCGCGGTCGAGCCAGCGCAGCATCCGGGGCCCGGCGGGCGGGGTGCGGTTGGTGACCCCCAGCAGCCAGGGCCGTTCGAGCAGCATGTCGCGGTTGGCCCGGGTCCAGGCGGTGAGGTACCCGCGCCACGGCCGCCCGTCCACCGGGGGCGGCTCGGGAATGGCCGCGTCGACCATCACGGTCAGCAGCTCGTCCTTGCTGCCGACGTACCGGTAGAGGGACATCGTCGCCATTCCGACTCGGTTGGCGACGCTGCTCATCCGTACCCCCTCCAGCCCTTCGCTGTCGGCGATCCCGATCGCGGCTTCGACGATCCGGCCCAGGTCAAGGCTCGGTCGGGGCCCGTGCCGGGATGTGGTCTCGCGACCCCACATCCGCGCCACCACCGGTGGAAGCGCCCGTTGCGCCACTGTCGCGCCCTCTCCTCGTCCCTGCGTGGGTCTTGCCCATACCCTAGATCCCCGTACTCTGTACGACGTACGGTGTATCGCATACGCAGATTACGGGGAGGGTCAGCTTGAGTACGCACAGTCCTGTGAAAAGAGTTCTCGACGTCGATGCGGTCCGGGGCTTCGCGCTCCTGGGGATCTTCGCCGTCAACGTCACCTTCATGGCCTCCGGCTATCCGGGGAACCTGGTGACCGACCCCGACTTCGACTCCGGGCTGGACAACGTCGTCCGCGCACTGTCGTCCGTCTTCATCGACATGAAGTTCTACGTGCTCTTCTCGTTCCTCTTCGGATACAGCTTCACCCTCCAGATGGAGTCGGCGAGCAGAGCCGGTGCCGCCTTCTCCGGGCGGATGCTCCGCCGGATCCTCGGGCTCTTCGTCCTCGGCGCCCTTCACACCGTCTTCCTCAACGGCGGCGACGTGCTCACCACGTACGCGGTGGCGTGTCTGTTCCTCCTGCTGCTGCGCAACGTACGGGACCGGACCGCGATCCGAATCGCGGTCGGCCTCTACGCCCTGGTGCTGTTCAGCCTGGTCGCGAGCGCCCTGTTCGTGGACCGGTCCGCGTTCCTGCCGGGGGAGGCCGAGGCGCTGGCCAACGCCGAGCACGCGACCCAGGCCCTGCTCGGCGGGTGGGGTTCGAACATCGGGGAACACCTCGACGGCCTGCCCCTGCTCGTCATCCAGGCGGTGAGCCTGCAGGGCCCGACCGCGCTCGGCCTGTTCCTGCTCGGCATGGTCGCCGGCCGCCGCCAGTGGCTGGCACGGGTCACCGGCAGTGAGCCGGTCCTGCGCCGGATCCAGTGGATCGGCTTCCCGGTCGGGCTGATCGGGTCGATCATCTACACCGCCAGCGGCGGTAACGGCAACAGCCTCGGGGTCGCCGCAAGCGTGGCGACGGCACCGGTGCTGACCGCCGCGTACGTGGCCACCCTCCTGCGGATCATGCACAACCCGCGCACCACGGCGGTACGGGCAGCGCTCGCTCCGGCCGGTCGGATGGCCCTCACC of the Micromonospora sp. NBC_01796 genome contains:
- a CDS encoding TetR/AcrR family transcriptional regulator → MWGRETTSRHGPRPSLDLGRIVEAAIGIADSEGLEGVRMSSVANRVGMATMSLYRYVGSKDELLTVMVDAAIPEPPPVDGRPWRGYLTAWTRANRDMLLERPWLLGVTNRTPPAGPRMLRWLDRALAALDGTGLSFAERINIATALTGYASSQANLTYGMISAAEAAAGDGSIGGLADYGDILGQVLDPAEYPDLTAAVRANAFGVNEEWVDDADFTFGLDLLLDGIEALIARRR
- a CDS encoding DUF418 domain-containing protein; protein product: MKRVLDVDAVRGFALLGIFAVNVTFMASGYPGNLVTDPDFDSGLDNVVRALSSVFIDMKFYVLFSFLFGYSFTLQMESASRAGAAFSGRMLRRILGLFVLGALHTVFLNGGDVLTTYAVACLFLLLLRNVRDRTAIRIAVGLYALVLFSLVASALFVDRSAFLPGEAEALANAEHATQALLGGWGSNIGEHLDGLPLLVIQAVSLQGPTALGLFLLGMVAGRRQWLARVTGSEPVLRRIQWIGFPVGLIGSIIYTASGGNGNSLGVAASVATAPVLTAAYVATLLRIMHNPRTTAVRAALAPAGRMALTNYLSQSAACLLVFSGIGLGYAGAFSPLALFAFVAAVFTAQLVLSALWLGRFRYGPVEWALRWFTNARRPAFVAPSRRHEDAPETAPVREPELRP